From the genome of Glycine soja cultivar W05 chromosome 14, ASM419377v2, whole genome shotgun sequence:
AGAAAACGGGAAGGGGGAAAATAGAAATCAAGCGGATCGAGAACACAACGAATAGGCAAGTTACCTTCTGCAAACGCCGTAACGGGTTGCTCAAGAAGGCTTATGAATTGTCTGTTCTGTGTGATGCTGAGGTTGCTCTTGTTGTCTTCTCAAGCCGTGGACGCCTCTATGAGTATGCCAACAACAGGTTCAAATATTCTTTTACTACTAATTCAACACCGTACTTTTTCTATCCTTCGATCTCATTTCATATCTTATGAACCATTTAAATAACACAAACCATATCTAGAAACAACAAGGGTTTTATATATGGGGTTATTAAGaccttttttcttattatgattatttttgtttgttatgtGGTATCATATATAACTGAAAGGCATAGTTAGCAGATAATCATATGAgattaagagtttaattttttaatttatatgtatgaaAAAATGTCTATTAAAAGAGGTTAATTATTTAAACAAGCATTAATACtttgaaaaattagtttttttttaacttctgaCCGATGAATACTCTAGGTTCCCCGTGTATATATCATTCTTTCTAACTCTTGTACTTAATTGTTTCTCTATCACGCGTCTTCCCAGTGATTTGTTTAGAAGGGTGCAGATCTGTGTAAGCGATAGAAATTATAGACGTTAAGGTGAAACAATATGAAGTATGTAGCAGATGAAGAGAAAGCTTTAGTTAGGGTTACAAAGATTTGCAGGTGAGAAATCTTAGCTTCCTGGTGTATCTGTTATTGTTAAGCTTTACCAATCCCTCTCTCTTGAGTTTCTCTCTCCACTTGTCATCCATCAAATCTTAAAAGGGTCTGGCCTGCTGCACAAAGCTGTCATGCACTCAATGAGCCGCTGCTTCCATCTTGACTCCTCCTTAATACCACTTATTTGTCAATATATAGTGACACAACACAAACATCTCATCCAATTGGGAGTTAGGGTTTCAGACTTTTCACTATTTAGTATTTAGTCACACCTCAATCACTTCAATTCGTTTTTCCATATGTACATAAAGTTGGAGGAAGACCACTTCAATTCTAATGAGAGATAGATCACGGGGAAATGCGCAGAAACTGCAAACTAATTAAATAACCCTTTCGGACTTTTATTCACATAGTAaacttgtatattttttattatatatatatatatatatatatatatatatatatatatatatatctttttattgtataattttttattagataacaaaaatgtaatttgtaCTAATATAGTTTCtctttttaagaatatttttatctaAAGTATCACGAAGAAGCAATCAAATCGGATATTAGGGATCTTGATTCAAAATGGGTACAGTTTTCTTTAAAGTTGCAACAGAATTTTCACAGGATTAGTTGTTTATAATCAATTAAGGGCATTTTTAGTCTATAAtgcttcaatattttttaaaattcttactAAAGTATTCGTTATAAACTGTTTTTGAgcataaagtaaataaatttaaactaataaGTATATCGAGGGTTATGGATGTCCCAATTTGTTTCCCATTTTCGTAAATTTTGTCCTTTACATAATGGAGGAAAGTCTAATATGGTTAGGGCGTTTCCCAGCCCATATGGGTATTATCTGGTGATTTTACTTTAAATAACTTGAATTTCTTTTGGGTacgtaaaacaaaaaacaaaaaacaaatgaatgTAAGATGAAAAGGCAAAACGTGTAAAAGCAAACGTGTAAGAATTTGATTTTGTgcataaaactataaaattatgaaGTGTAGAGAAACAACTTTTAggagaaataaatatttttagaagtgTAGAGACACAATTTTTATGAGAAACTACAAACTCATTTTCTCATCCTCATCTCCTATATTTCTTAAGAAAATACATCATAGTATTTAGATATTATTATTCTCGCTTCTGATGTCTTTACCCTAAGTAGCTAAAAGTAACATGATGATAGCAGATTCTAAGAATGGCTAAAGGCAAATTAGTTCTCTTTCCcatatgtttttattgcttTCATCATTGTGGAATAAAGCTTCTGATTCCTGACGTCAATTCTTTACCTATTCTCTCCATTATATATGTGTTTTGGACACTTCaattaaagagaaatttaaaCTTACACCGGCCCACTGATGCAACATCGACCTCTTCCTGCATACTCAGTAAATAACCACTTTGTATTTGAACTTTAGAGAAGCTCAGACAGATGGGATTTACCATTCTTTAAGATCAAAAGAATGAAACTTCATGTGTTTAACCATACTCAATCAACTAGCTTGTTAATTTGTGTTCTTATTAGAAAAATTTAGAGAGGGCCTAACACTGTAAGgtaaacaaagaaattaaagcaaAGAGATCAGTGAGCTAtttatatgaaagaaaaatactaataacatttttttaatattagttataATTATGAGTAAGACTCACtagataagattaaaaaaaaaattataatttataataattttcaatcaatAACAAAGAATGTGTTAGATAATTTGTTTCTAATATTTCTCTTATATGTAATAGATGTAATGTAATTTCTCAATTTCATAGACTCCAATggttattgaaattaaaaattataagatttaaatatgtttttagtcttcataaaattaacatgttatttggttcttataaatttttttctttactttccatccctttaaaatttaaaattattgatgttttccttataatatgaataaattttgattttcatccctataaaatatttttcttattttaatctctagaaataatttttaagatattacaTGTCAACATTGTACCATATATAGACACTAGTTGTTGTTACCTAAGAAGATCGCTTGACATTCCGTGAATAGGGGACGATTTAAGGACTTGAGagatctaaaataaatttaaaaatgagatcttttatttactcataaaataatttattaaaattattattattttaaagagaatagaaataaaaaaagttttttagtttctttaacAATTAACTATTAAATCTCTTTTTTCTAAACAAAGTTATGATATTGATGAAAagttattacttattaattGTTACTTATAGTACCAATAAAAAGATTAACAgttacttataatattttaattaaaatttatttttaaatataattttacaataattttttttaaggtatattagtactaaaaaaaatttgggatcttttttttttgaacctaAAGCCGTTGTTTGGGCCTTAAGCCAGCCTGTCGCTGAACATATAAGCTATTAACGAatgtcacacaataataatagagatcaaaaataaaattttaactttttgcgGGATGAAAATTACAAGtaaaattataaggaaaaaaaaatcaaaattactaattttatagaaattaaaaatatatttaagtcaaatTATAAAGATACACCCACTTTTATTACAATCTCAAAGCTTTTTTACCTAAGAATATAATGTCAAAGAAGatgaattcataattaatttgtaaactaCAGATTAAGTCGTCACCGTGTACGTGTTTTGGTAAAATTAGCATGTACTTTATCACATTTGTATGTTTCTATTTGTTGTATTGTTTTGCAGTGTTAGAGGAACGATCGATAGGTACAAGAAAGCATGTGCTGCCTCCACAAATCCAGAATCTGTCTCTGAAGCTAATACACAGGTATATTTAGtaagctaaaaaaaaatcaaagaaatgaTAGAAAATGCTCTTGTTTGGTTAATTTGGTCCAGAATAaatgttgttttaaaattacggcatatttttcttaatagaATAACAGCGTGAAGGTTAATTATTTCAAGCTACAATCTTCTCAAAGCCACTAAAATCCTTTATCATTAGGATACTCTAATAGACTAATGCTTATTTTTGAATGTGACATTTACGAGTTCAAATGTTCAAGGGGCATCTTCACCAATATTTGACAGTTTGGTATTGAAGGGTGCAATGAGTCACACACGAGATAATGTTAAAATGGATCAAACCAATTCAATCCAATTTAATCTGCTCTcaactcataaaattaaaaatggattgGACAAATTTTAAGAATGGGTTGAAAATAACAAGTAGTCTATTATGGGTTGGACTgaattaatcataaatttaatatatatatatatatatatatatatataatatttaattcataagttgatttatccaataaataaatactttaaaaaatctaaatatatttttattatcgtAATAATACTATCTTATTACTAAATAATCTTAGTATAAgtgttgtttaaaatttatcatgatgaaaaaaatataaagtaatgtaacataataacaaaacaaataatagtTTAAGTGATAATAGTTAtgtttcttaatcaaataatccacttagatataaaataaattatgttatgaaaaaaaaaatattcactttATACTCAtagttcttaaaaaattaatattatactaatatcattaaaaaaaatatgttcaatAAAATTTccacaaaataattcataaaagaATCCACCTGTTGACCCATTGAATTAGTAAGTTATGTAAATTTCACATTTAATCGCATAATGAAACTCAACCTATTTTGACGAGTTTAGGATGATTTGCGGAAATTTAACCTATTTTTTACGACATCATAGATTATATACAGGTTGAAATAGTTAGAGATCAGTTATCTATTAGCTCAATAAGATAACAGTTAAACTACTTAGTTTCTCcttgagttatatatatatatattacgttTTTCTCTCATCATATATCAATAATACacattattttgttaatatctCTCGTGTTCATGTTCTCTCTTCACTTGGGCTCTATAGACTATATCATGCATGTTTCTCAACACACAATTCAAATCATCACattgaaaaatcaattatttgttttacaCCTTATTCTGTGTTCtagttacattttaattctcctATCACTAAATTAATTGCTATAACATAATGCTCCTCCACAAGGTTTCTCTAACTGCTCGACACTATTTATCAATACCAGTTTTATCAGCAGGAAGCGTCCAAATTAAAACGACAAATCAGAGACATTCAGAATCTAAACAGGTCAATGTTCCattctcttaaaaatattattcagcAGACTTCTCCAGTGAAATGAAAAAACTCAATGTGATTTTTTGCATTCCAGGCACATCCTTGGTGAAGCTCTTAGCTCTCTGAGTCTGAAGGAATTAAAGAACCTGGAGAGTAGACTGGAGAAAGGTTTAAGCAGAGTTAGATCCAGAAAGGTATTATACTATCAGCATGAAGCATCTTAAGCTTCTAAATATATAGGCATTGTGAATTTATGTAGATATGCAATAAGTTAGTAAAAAACTAGCAACTAATTAAGATAATTTCAGTTagtattttgaataaaatggtttgcctattattttgaaaattccaAGTTAGAATATCTCTATTCCTTTGGACTAACTACGCACTCCAATTCTTTCAGCATGAAACTTTGTTTGCCGATATCGAGTTCATGCAAAAGCGGGTACTCATCATTTCCTTCGATGCTATTAGCTTCTGCTTAACTTATTtgcttcacacacacacacacacacatatatatatatatatcaaagttTTACGATATTGAAACCAAATacatattttcaattaataggACCAAGAATATGAAACTGAAACGGGATAAACCCAGAAGAAATTCCAATAATCgtgaaaaataaagtaaaaatggcATGACTGCTTCGTACGAAGGGAATTATAAAATCTTGCAAATTTATGCctgatatttatatttcttctaACATGAACATTACACTTGCTGGAAAAATGCAGGAAATAGAGCTGCAAAACCATAATAATTTTCTGAGAGCTAAGGTGATCTCTTAATTCTCTCCAAGACTTATATATAAAGTGTATGTTGAGATgaatgataattaataatatatagttGGTTGatgatgcatgcatgcatgtagATAGCTGAACACGAGAAAGCACAACAACGGCAACAGGATATGATACCGGGAAATGTGTGCGAGTCAACCATACCTCCACAATCATATGACCGCAATTTCTTCCCTGTTAATCTCATAGATTCCAATAATCAATATTCAAATCAAGACCAGACTGCTCTTCAACTTGTGTAAGTACACTCATCATCCATTGTTAATTACAAGTTGTTGTTATTGAATGcccttttaataattattaattgatgAAAACTAAAACAAGGTAGAGGGGCAATGACCAATGAAACAAACAACTTAATTACTTTCAACATTGTACCATTCCTTTATATGCATGCAACCATATATGCATTATATAAGGTTTTTAAATGGCTAATAACAACATGGGTTTTAGTGTGGGAACGTGGTTAGCGGACGTTCAACTTAAATGACTCAGGCTGTGTTTGTATTGCCCTTTAGCAGTTTCAACGCCAAAGCTTTCTCTCAGTAAAGTTGTGGTTCAACGTGCATTGGAACATAAGAAACAGTTCAACTTACATATATATCATTTGACTTGTTTTTAAGTCATCAATGTAGGATTTGTTATTCAGCATCTCCCCAATCCAAATGGCATAGCCAAGCTATAACTTGTTTTCAATAGTCAACCAGGATAAATTTCACATTTGATCGAGATTCAAAGATAATAGCTCCTAgtcaagtctttttttttttaaatcccttttccttttttgtttatgACCATGTTTTCTTTTCTGGGCAGGtgggtttttttaattttctttcttaatactGTTTCTCGCTTTTGGATTTAGTGTTTtcttatatatgaaattttttgaTAGAAAAAGATGAGTGGACACCAATATGGTAATATGctgtgttttttatatatatataaatccatAAGTTCATGATTTTGATAGATGATTCCCCATGGCAACATTAACTAACCATTTTGATATGTTTCTCGCTTCCTTAAATTCTCGCCTTTGGATGCAGCTGATAAACGATTTGAAATTATGCCGCAGCCTTTCAAGTGGTGTGGGATCCCTTACATCGTCCTATGTTTCGTGAAGGAGAGTGCCCTTAGAAACTCCTCTGCTAAAGTTCTTACAACGGAGAACAAGAGAAAAACTAATCAGCATTTGTACCAATACATCATTTGATATTGTTTATGTATCTTTCAATATATATAGTTTCTATTCAGTCCTGGcatattgtatttttatgttataaatGCTTATTTCAATATGAACACTATATCTATCGAGGAGTAAAAGTTAACTGGGCGTCCGCATTATTCATCAAAGTTGGACAACAAAGAGGAGGGGATTAAAATCAGTGGGTTACTTTTGATTCTCAAGCATTTGAGGAATAACACAACTattgtatttgattgtgttgCAAGTCTTACGatgggtaaaataaaaataaaaaatcaaagtgaaTAAGTTAGAAATGTTTGAGTTTATTAAGTTTAGACTTTTAGGACAACATGATACCTAAACTTAAACATTAAAGAGCCCAACCACATTCTATTATTAGGCCCGCAATCCATAATAAATTGCTCGGATAAATTTCCTTATAAACACTtatagaaatgaaaataagtaaaCTTAAATGAACTTCACCCATAGGTGAAAATTagtaagttctttttttttttatcttctttaaaaaattaatttaaacttataTGTAACCTTTGTCAAAACattatatataagttaattttaatttgtgtgtaatgcttatttcatttttacttattattttttctcttataattacCAGAAAATTTATCTAAATAGGTACGTGTATTAGGAATAAGCTCTTCGGCTGCATGATTTCAACATAAATTAAGAATATACCCGCTCACTTGAGAGAAAAAAGTCACATAGTAGAGCTGTCCATTCCCTCCAGCATACATACAGAAATTGCATTAAGTAGTAATCCCTTTGTCCTAAATCTTTAAGCAGTTTTGCTTCCAAAATCCTCGGTTTCTTGCAGTATATATAGTGACCAAACTCGGCAACATTTGTTACCAGGGTCTGTTCCTTGTTGTCCAGCAGGTTGGAGTCACAGTGAAATTGTACCAATCAATTGGGCAGGttcctttgcttcttttttGAAAGGTTTGTATCCTCAAAGATTATATAAGATTAATGTTATCatatatcaaattttgaaaacaaattttatacaAGAGAGatagaaaaacaataaatgttATAAGATAAATGGTAGTATAATATTATTGGTGGTATTCTACATGTGAAAACTCaaacaaaatagaataaaagaaaatttatttgaagctgaatgattttttaattttatttcaactttagTTTGACTTGATACTGCAACTAGTGAGTCCAAGACTAAcattaatactattttagtgcaTGTTGttcaacaaatataaataaactgTTAGGGACAAAGTCCCACATGATGAGCTTTTCTTTTAGCTTGCACTCCAAAGCTATAAAAGAAGGCTTGGTGGACCCTTTATTAACATTCCAAAATcatttctcttctcttcctttatttatttagtctagttagagaaaaaaaatacgaGAAAAAATAGTTTCTCCGTTCTTTTAGTAGTagtatttttctctttgttaATTAGAGTGTCAATGTGCTTTTTTCTTGTGTTTAGAGAGAGAAATGTTGTACTTTCTTTCACTTAATTAGTAAAATTCTTTTCACTCATTATGATCTCATATGCTCTTTTCTcatctcttattttaattaagttattattttgttacttGTTACCCATCATAACCAAAAAATAGAAtggataaaatttgttttaaaagtttGGTGTTGAAGTGCTTTCTAGGAAGTCTTActtcaaaaacataattataaagATTTACATATCAAATTCTGTTAAGGCCTTTTGACTCAAAATCTCCTTCCGCATTTAACTTTTGGTACAATTACTTTATATAATTGAtgttaaaagaattatttttatttagaaataaattttgttaatttagaAAATGTAGtcttacttataaaaaaattaatcatttataagataaaattgcAAATATATGTCTAAAATTATGTGGTATATACatctaaaataaacttttattacctagaaaaagctaaaaaaattaataattccaaaagcaattttattttttaagacggTCACCATTAAAACATTATTACTAGATAcatattacaaatataaaataaattaaatattgatcAGTGTGTTCTATGGGCACTAGTGTTCATGAAAATACGTTGGAATTTATAttgctattatttttatttaaatttcaattatgtaaaaaaaaaatatagtactaGTG
Proteins encoded in this window:
- the LOC114383718 gene encoding agamous-like MADS-box protein AGL5 isoform X2, which produces MEFPNEAIPEGCSQKKTGRGKIEIKRIENTTNRQVTFCKRRNGLLKKAYELSVLCDAEVALVVFSSRGRLYEYANNSVRGTIDRYKKACAASTNPESVSEANTQFYQQEASKLKRQIRDIQNLNRHILGEALSSLSLKELKNLESRLEKGLSRVRSRKHETLFADIEFMQKREIELQNHNNFLRAKIAEHEKAQQRQQDMIPGNVCESTIPPQSYDRNFFPVNLIDSNNQYSNQDQTALQLV
- the LOC114383718 gene encoding agamous-like MADS-box protein AGL5 isoform X1 gives rise to the protein MEFPNEAIPEGCSQKKTGRGKIEIKRIENTTNRQVTFCKRRNGLLKKAYELSVLCDAEVALVVFSSRGRLYEYANNSVRGTIDRYKKACAASTNPESVSEANTQFYQQEASKLKRQIRDIQNLNRHILGEALSSLSLKELKNLESRLEKGLSRVRSRKHETLFADIEFMQKREIELQNHNNFLRAKIAEHEKAQQRQQDMIPGNVCESTIPPQSYDRNFFPVNLIDSNNQYSNQDQTALQLVLSSGVGSLTSSYVS
- the LOC114383718 gene encoding agamous-like MADS-box protein AGL5 isoform X3: MEFPNEAIPEGCSQKKTGRGKIEIKRIENTTNRQVTFCKRRNGLLKKAYELSVLCDAEVALVVFSSRGRLYEYANNSVRGTIDRYKKACAASTNPESVSEANTQFYQQEASKLKRQIRDIQNLNRHILGEALSSLSLKELKNLESRLEKGLSRVRSRKHETLFADIEFMQKREIELQNHNNFLRAKIAEHEKAQQRQQDMIPGNVCESTIPPQSYDRNFFPVNLIDSNNQYSNQDQTALQLV